The Bacteroides acidifaciens genome includes a region encoding these proteins:
- the trxB gene encoding thioredoxin-disulfide reductase, translating to MAEIEKVKCLIIGSGPAGYTAAIYAGRANLCPVLYEGLQPGGQLTTTTDVENFPGYPEGISGPQLMEDLRAQASRFGTDVRFGIATAADLSKAPYKITIDGEKEIETETLIISTGATAKYLGLEDEKKYAGMGVSACATCDGFFYRKKVVAVVGGGDTACEEAVYLAGLASKVYLIVRKPFLRASKIMQERVMNHEKIEVLFEHNAVGLYGDNGVEGVNLVKRWGEPDEERYSLPIDGFFLAIGHKPNSDIFKDYLDTDEVGYIITDGGSPRTKVPGVFAAGDVADPHYRQAITAAGSGCKAAIEAERYLSAKGII from the coding sequence ATGGCAGAAATAGAAAAAGTTAAGTGCCTGATTATTGGTTCAGGACCTGCTGGATACACGGCAGCGATTTATGCAGGACGTGCAAATTTGTGTCCGGTGCTTTATGAAGGATTGCAGCCCGGTGGGCAGTTGACTACGACTACGGATGTTGAAAATTTCCCCGGTTATCCTGAAGGTATCAGTGGTCCGCAGTTGATGGAAGACTTGCGTGCGCAGGCAAGCCGTTTTGGGACAGATGTTCGTTTTGGTATTGCTACTGCGGCAGATTTGAGCAAGGCTCCTTATAAAATAACGATTGACGGAGAAAAAGAAATCGAAACGGAAACATTGATAATTTCTACGGGGGCGACAGCTAAGTACCTGGGTCTGGAAGATGAAAAGAAATATGCTGGAATGGGTGTCAGTGCCTGTGCCACTTGTGACGGTTTCTTTTATCGTAAGAAAGTGGTTGCCGTTGTTGGTGGCGGTGATACTGCCTGTGAAGAGGCGGTTTATCTTGCGGGACTTGCGTCAAAAGTATATCTGATTGTCCGCAAGCCTTTCCTGCGTGCGTCGAAGATTATGCAGGAACGTGTGATGAATCATGAGAAGATAGAAGTGCTTTTCGAACATAATGCTGTCGGTCTGTACGGTGACAATGGTGTAGAAGGAGTAAATCTTGTGAAGCGTTGGGGTGAACCGGATGAAGAACGTTACAGTTTGCCTATTGACGGTTTCTTCCTAGCTATTGGCCATAAACCAAATTCAGATATATTCAAGGATTATTTGGATACTGATGAAGTTGGTTATATTATTACAGACGGTGGTAGTCCGCGTACGAAAGTTCCCGGAGTTTTTGCTGCCGGAGATGTAGCCGACCCGCATTATCGCCAGGCTATTACAGCGGCAGGTAGTGGTTGCAAGGCTGCTATCGAAGCCGAACGTTATCTTTCTGCAAAAGGAATTATCTAA
- a CDS encoding LolA-like putative outer membrane lipoprotein chaperone, whose product MRKYIFSVLIALLSLPVIAQQQQSQAKVVLDKTAEAFRKAGGVKADFIIKAVTNGLAEAAESGTIQLKGEKFVLKTSDMVTWFDGKTQWSYVTKNDEVNVSNPTQEELQQINPYTFLYIYQKGFSYKLGTAKIFCGKTVWEVVLTAKDKKQELERITLYVTKDAYEPLYILLQQRGQQMRNEITIMNYQTGQDYADNIFVFNRKQYPSAEIIDLR is encoded by the coding sequence ATGAGAAAATACATTTTTAGTGTTTTAATAGCTTTACTGTCATTGCCTGTGATTGCTCAGCAACAGCAGTCGCAGGCTAAAGTTGTTCTTGATAAGACGGCTGAGGCATTTCGTAAAGCAGGCGGCGTGAAGGCTGATTTTATTATAAAGGCGGTGACAAATGGACTTGCAGAAGCGGCGGAGAGCGGAACTATTCAGCTAAAGGGTGAGAAGTTCGTATTGAAAACCTCTGATATGGTCACCTGGTTTGACGGGAAGACGCAGTGGAGTTATGTGACGAAGAATGATGAAGTGAATGTCAGCAATCCGACTCAGGAAGAGTTGCAGCAGATTAATCCGTATACGTTTCTTTATATATATCAAAAAGGATTCTCTTACAAACTGGGAACAGCGAAAATATTTTGCGGAAAAACTGTTTGGGAGGTAGTTTTGACGGCTAAGGATAAGAAACAGGAATTGGAACGCATTACTCTTTATGTGACGAAGGATGCTTACGAACCTCTGTATATTCTGCTTCAACAACGTGGGCAACAGATGCGTAATGAAATAACCATTATGAATTATCAGACAGGGCAGGATTATGCGGATAACATTTTTGTTTTTAACAGAAAGCAATATCCGAGTGCAGAGATTATTGATTTGAGATAA